In Bdellovibrionota bacterium, one genomic interval encodes:
- a CDS encoding M28 family peptidase: MSQKVKALIISFILLSVILIQGSEVQSTASNGRYWAIKVHDHNIVSEIGKYTYSFISKARVQVVEFRENYSYDTIPSHLKQYLRPFNPDSLVAYENNYSTSSHISQFFSRMKAKAEIKEVLKSITPDSFYNRVKSITDFGPRTNTKAIESFVKEFEKMGYETTHNFNIEAWKKGKVDSSKFVIVMGHMDTVARTMGADDNASGAAGVLEIANALKDFESDYSILFMLTEDEEVGLVGAERYVRYLEKNGLKKDVLFVVNMDMIAYNSNGVVDLETEDQFEDLAKWMATLTTQYTALTPNIMLDAWASDHVPFIQAGIETLLTIEHWNTHTPCWHKACDTLDSINPTFGAEIVKLNLAATIEKAKVKIKP; this comes from the coding sequence ATGTCACAAAAAGTCAAAGCACTCATTATCAGTTTTATTTTATTATCGGTGATTCTCATTCAAGGATCAGAAGTTCAGTCTACCGCTTCCAACGGAAGATACTGGGCGATAAAAGTCCACGATCACAATATCGTGAGTGAAATTGGGAAATACACTTACTCATTCATCAGTAAGGCTCGTGTACAAGTGGTTGAGTTTAGAGAGAACTACTCCTATGACACAATCCCTTCTCATCTAAAGCAATACTTACGCCCCTTCAACCCTGACTCATTAGTTGCCTATGAGAATAATTATTCTACCTCCTCTCATATCTCTCAATTTTTTAGCAGGATGAAGGCTAAAGCCGAAATCAAAGAAGTTCTTAAAAGTATCACTCCAGATTCTTTCTATAATCGCGTAAAAAGCATCACGGATTTTGGACCGCGTACAAATACTAAAGCCATTGAATCCTTCGTTAAAGAATTCGAAAAAATGGGTTACGAAACAACTCACAATTTTAATATCGAAGCTTGGAAAAAAGGAAAAGTTGATTCTTCAAAATTTGTTATCGTGATGGGCCATATGGATACTGTAGCTAGAACAATGGGTGCAGACGACAACGCGAGTGGCGCAGCTGGTGTGCTTGAAATTGCCAATGCCTTAAAGGATTTTGAAAGTGATTACTCAATTCTATTTATGCTCACTGAAGACGAAGAGGTTGGGCTTGTAGGCGCCGAAAGATACGTTAGATACTTAGAGAAAAATGGTCTTAAAAAAGACGTTCTCTTTGTGGTGAACATGGACATGATCGCTTACAATTCTAATGGTGTTGTAGATCTTGAGACGGAAGATCAATTCGAAGACCTCGCAAAATGGATGGCGACTCTCACAACACAATACACTGCGCTCACTCCCAACATCATGCTAGATGCTTGGGCCTCTGATCATGTACCGTTTATTCAAGCGGGAATCGAAACCCTGCTCACGATTGAACACTGGAATACGCATACACCTTGCTGGCATAAAGCGTGTGATACTTTGGATTCCATCAACCCGACATTTGGAGCAGAGATTGTAAAGCTCAATCTAGCCGCGACGATTGAAAAGGCTAAGGTAAAAATTAAGCCTTAG
- a CDS encoding GNAT family N-acetyltransferase produces the protein MKITIKHLFEVPNHTAEVAEWIYQEFWADKNELSARDLEKLLRAAKTPDQLPLSLVAMIDKKIIGTINFIVNDDSDRPELTPWLAALIVKPNLRKQGIGSQLVNALLNKAKDLHIKKVYLGTDNPDFYTNLGAKKHEEKRPGFFIMYFNI, from the coding sequence ATGAAAATCACAATCAAACATCTTTTTGAAGTTCCAAACCACACCGCCGAAGTTGCGGAGTGGATTTATCAAGAATTTTGGGCAGATAAGAATGAACTTTCGGCAAGAGACTTAGAGAAATTATTAAGAGCGGCAAAAACTCCGGATCAACTGCCCTTATCATTAGTCGCCATGATCGATAAGAAAATCATCGGAACCATTAATTTTATTGTAAATGACGACAGCGATCGCCCGGAACTCACTCCCTGGCTCGCAGCCCTTATCGTAAAGCCCAATCTTAGAAAGCAAGGAATTGGCTCACAGCTTGTGAACGCGCTTTTGAATAAGGCAAAAGATCTGCACATCAAAAAAGTTTATTTAGGAACGGACAATCCAGATTTTTACACGAATCTCGGCGCCAAAAAACATGAGGAAAAGCGGCCCGGCTTTTTCATTATGTATTTCAATATCTAA
- a CDS encoding 2,3,4,5-tetrahydropyridine-2,6-dicarboxylate N-succinyltransferase — MNEKIIHDAFEGKLDLTSKEVLSAIDSTISALDKGQIRVCEKISLDNGQTEWKTNTWVKEAILLYFRTQKMSEMESGIFKFVDKIPLKNFTLEQGVRVVPHALVRRGAFVNKGAILMPSYVNIGAYVDEGTMVDTWATVGSCAQIGKNVHLSGGVGIGGVLEPLQASPVIIEDNVFVGSRCIVVEGVHVEEGAVLGAGVTITASTKIIDVTTKEATVYKGRVPRNSVVIPGTQPKEFAAGTFQVPCALIIGKRTESTDKKTSLTSALRDYDVSV; from the coding sequence ATGAACGAAAAAATTATCCACGATGCCTTTGAGGGAAAACTAGATTTAACTTCTAAAGAAGTTTTGAGTGCCATTGACTCTACAATCTCTGCTCTTGATAAAGGCCAAATCCGTGTTTGCGAAAAAATATCTTTAGACAATGGCCAAACTGAGTGGAAAACAAACACTTGGGTTAAGGAAGCGATTCTACTTTACTTCCGTACACAGAAAATGAGCGAGATGGAATCTGGAATTTTTAAATTTGTAGATAAAATTCCCCTCAAGAATTTTACTTTAGAGCAAGGTGTGAGAGTCGTCCCCCATGCGCTTGTACGCAGAGGTGCGTTTGTCAATAAAGGCGCCATCCTGATGCCTTCTTATGTAAATATTGGAGCTTACGTGGATGAGGGCACCATGGTCGACACCTGGGCCACCGTAGGATCATGCGCGCAGATTGGAAAGAACGTTCACCTTTCTGGTGGCGTAGGAATCGGCGGCGTGCTCGAGCCTCTGCAAGCTTCACCTGTCATCATTGAGGACAACGTTTTCGTAGGCAGCAGATGTATCGTAGTCGAAGGTGTACACGTCGAAGAAGGCGCCGTGCTCGGCGCTGGCGTTACGATTACGGCATCGACAAAAATCATTGATGTGACAACCAAAGAAGCGACTGTCTATAAAGGTCGCGTTCCTAGAAATTCTGTAGTTATCCCTGGAACTCAACCTAAGGAATTTGCAGCAGGCACTTTCCAAGTTCCGTGTGCCCTCATCATCGGAAAAAGAACTGAGAGCACGGACAAGAAAACGTCTTTAACTTCTGCGCTCAGAGATTACGACGTTTCAGTCTGA
- a CDS encoding M14 family zinc carboxypeptidase translates to MKSIVFGHTSSGLPIPAFQWDMPYPHVMIIGGVHGDEVEGVQAAYGLFEQFQKSYTYKLKLTLIPTLNLDGVLAKTRQNKRGVDLNRNLPTQDWTSDVLNPRYYPGPQANSEVENKALTQFIEKEKPRIIYSLHSWHPLLNINGKCRKEAEAIKNMTGYVIQEDIGYPTPGCLGTYAGLERDIPTLTYEIQRGLACEEILKVHVPAILEALKVTERMV, encoded by the coding sequence ATGAAAAGCATTGTTTTTGGTCATACATCATCGGGGCTCCCGATTCCTGCATTTCAATGGGACATGCCCTACCCTCATGTGATGATTATTGGTGGAGTTCATGGGGATGAAGTCGAAGGTGTGCAAGCGGCTTATGGTCTTTTTGAACAATTTCAGAAATCCTACACTTACAAACTCAAGCTCACCTTGATTCCGACCTTAAATTTGGATGGGGTTTTAGCAAAAACAAGGCAGAATAAGCGTGGCGTAGACCTCAACCGCAACCTCCCTACGCAGGATTGGACATCGGACGTTTTAAATCCTAGATATTACCCGGGTCCTCAAGCCAATTCCGAAGTGGAAAATAAAGCACTCACGCAATTTATTGAAAAAGAAAAGCCAAGAATAATTTACAGCTTACATTCTTGGCACCCACTTTTAAATATCAACGGAAAGTGCAGAAAAGAAGCCGAAGCAATTAAAAATATGACAGGCTATGTAATTCAAGAAGACATCGGGTACCCCACTCCGGGCTGCTTAGGAACTTACGCGGGATTGGAAAGAGATATTCCTACCCTGACTTACGAAATTCAGCGCGGGCTGGCTTGCGAAGAAATTTTAAAGGTTCACGTGCCCGCAATTTTGGAAGCCTTAAAAGTAACAGAGAGAATGGTTTAG
- a CDS encoding aspartate kinase — protein MGKTEICVKKFGGTSVGSVERIDSVAERILNDSKKDPRPTVIVASAMSGETNRLVDLANRTHMGYRGPAYDMLVASGEQVSIALLTMALEKKGLKAKPYLAYQLGIKTDSMYSRARIKEINTDMIMKDIQNGIIPVVAGFQGVDEFDNITTLGRGGSDTSAVALAVALKASECEIYTDVPGVFTADPRIVPKAHKIDKLCFEEMVEMASLGSKVLHIRSVEIAAKFQVKLHVRSTFELTEGTWIMNETDFDMESPVVTSVTHDTNTAIFKLAPLPGGANVLADLFTALSEKGIVVDVISQSELSQGQQLAFSVPVDDIFPTRQIVEKKFSAGLSSAGLSSKVDCSVMDDVSKVSIVGVGMRNHPGVAAKFFEVLAKHNISIHLVTTSEIKVSAIVDRKDLEVAAKALHTAFGLDATP, from the coding sequence ATGGGCAAAACTGAAATTTGTGTCAAAAAATTTGGTGGAACGTCAGTCGGTTCAGTCGAGAGAATTGACTCTGTGGCAGAGCGAATTTTGAACGATTCTAAAAAGGATCCCCGGCCGACGGTGATTGTGGCTAGTGCGATGTCCGGCGAGACAAATCGCCTTGTGGATTTGGCAAATAGAACGCATATGGGTTATCGTGGGCCAGCCTACGATATGCTAGTGGCCTCAGGGGAGCAGGTTTCTATTGCTCTGCTAACAATGGCTTTAGAGAAAAAAGGTCTAAAGGCAAAACCTTATTTGGCTTATCAATTGGGTATCAAGACGGACTCGATGTATTCGCGCGCTAGAATCAAAGAAATCAATACAGACATGATCATGAAAGACATTCAGAATGGAATCATTCCGGTGGTGGCGGGATTCCAAGGAGTTGATGAATTTGATAACATCACAACTTTGGGGCGAGGAGGATCAGACACTTCTGCGGTCGCGTTGGCGGTGGCCTTGAAAGCTTCCGAATGTGAGATCTATACGGATGTGCCGGGAGTTTTCACCGCAGATCCGAGGATTGTCCCTAAAGCTCACAAGATTGATAAATTGTGTTTTGAAGAAATGGTAGAGATGGCCTCATTGGGCTCTAAAGTTTTACATATTAGAAGTGTAGAGATCGCGGCAAAGTTTCAGGTGAAGCTTCATGTGAGATCGACATTTGAATTAACAGAAGGAACGTGGATTATGAATGAGACAGACTTTGACATGGAAAGCCCGGTCGTGACTTCCGTCACGCATGATACAAATACGGCGATTTTTAAATTGGCCCCTCTTCCCGGTGGCGCCAATGTATTGGCCGATTTATTTACGGCGCTTTCGGAAAAGGGAATCGTGGTGGATGTGATTTCTCAATCCGAGTTAAGCCAAGGCCAACAATTGGCCTTCTCGGTGCCGGTGGATGATATTTTCCCAACTCGCCAAATCGTGGAAAAGAAATTTTCGGCCGGCTTATCCTCTGCCGGTTTATCCTCTAAAGTGGATTGCTCAGTAATGGACGATGTTTCTAAAGTCAGCATCGTAGGTGTCGGAATGAGAAATCATCCTGGGGTCGCAGCAAAATTCTTCGAAGTATTAGCGAAACATAATATTTCTATCCATTTGGTAACAACATCAGAGATCAAGGTCAGTGCAATCGTGGACAGAAAAGACCTCGAAGTTGCTGCAAAAGCTCTTCACACTGCATTCGGGCTTGATGCCACCCCATGA
- the lysA gene encoding diaminopimelate decarboxylase encodes MLEFRENGLYLGGVSLTSIAKKHRSPAYVYDIDGMVGRVRELQEAFNGKAEIHYATKANANPEILKAFKKEKIGVDTVSWGEAQSAVDAGFSHKDIIFSGVAKSEEELTKAIKYQIKQINVESPQELIRIGEIAKKLKKKVPVAFRMNPNVNPGTHPYITTGFRENKFGMDTSFLPELRGILTKYKKYVELKGLTLHIGSQILELNSLKEAIQKTIPIYLDFKNSGYPLETFDIGGGVGIPYDGKDSIDLKAYGKMVLELLRPLNCRIITEPGRVLVAPFAVLLTEIQYIKKTPFKNFAIVNSGMNHLLRPSLYGAVHRIFPVDYREPEEADNGNSELYDIVGPICESSDFFGKDRYLPKLEQGDILAVLDAGAYGYSMASFYNHHRLPLEIVISKKQVKVLKKPSLPKNLF; translated from the coding sequence ATGTTGGAATTTCGAGAAAACGGTCTTTATTTAGGTGGAGTGTCTTTAACCTCAATTGCTAAGAAGCATAGATCACCAGCTTACGTCTACGACATTGATGGCATGGTCGGAAGAGTTCGTGAGCTGCAAGAAGCCTTCAATGGAAAGGCCGAAATTCATTACGCCACCAAAGCCAACGCCAATCCAGAAATTCTAAAAGCTTTCAAAAAAGAAAAGATCGGTGTGGACACCGTTTCTTGGGGCGAAGCTCAGAGTGCGGTGGATGCAGGTTTCAGTCACAAAGACATTATTTTTTCCGGCGTTGCAAAGTCTGAAGAAGAATTAACCAAGGCAATCAAATATCAAATCAAGCAGATCAATGTGGAATCACCGCAAGAACTTATCCGTATTGGTGAAATCGCTAAAAAATTAAAAAAGAAAGTTCCTGTGGCCTTCAGAATGAATCCCAATGTGAATCCCGGAACTCATCCGTACATCACGACTGGATTTCGTGAGAACAAGTTCGGCATGGATACATCTTTTTTGCCAGAACTTAGAGGGATTCTTACAAAATACAAAAAATATGTAGAGCTCAAAGGTTTGACTCTTCATATCGGTTCGCAAATCTTAGAATTGAATTCGCTCAAAGAAGCTATTCAGAAAACCATTCCTATTTACTTGGATTTTAAAAATTCGGGCTATCCATTAGAAACGTTTGATATCGGTGGCGGCGTAGGAATTCCTTACGATGGCAAAGATTCAATTGATCTTAAAGCTTACGGTAAAATGGTTTTAGAACTTTTAAGACCACTCAATTGCAGAATCATCACGGAGCCGGGGAGAGTGCTCGTGGCACCGTTTGCGGTTTTGCTAACCGAGATTCAATACATCAAAAAAACTCCATTCAAAAACTTTGCCATCGTAAATTCTGGGATGAATCATTTGCTGAGACCTTCTCTGTATGGAGCCGTGCACAGAATATTTCCCGTGGATTACCGAGAGCCCGAAGAGGCAGACAATGGAAACTCCGAGCTCTACGACATTGTAGGACCAATCTGTGAATCCTCGGATTTTTTTGGCAAAGACAGATATCTTCCAAAGCTTGAACAAGGCGATATTCTAGCGGTGTTGGATGCGGGAGCTTATGGTTATTCGATGGCCTCGTTCTACAACCATCACAGGCTCCCACTAGAGATCGTGATTTCAAAAAAACAAGTGAAGGTTCTTAAGAAGCCTTCGTTGCCGAAGAATCTGTTTTAA